A section of the Aricia agestis chromosome 4, ilAriAges1.1, whole genome shotgun sequence genome encodes:
- the LOC121726271 gene encoding uncharacterized protein LOC121726271, which yields MGRRIVLVLCVGFVAASYRSDGGFLPSQNYNQRTEDQLAEPSARVDKSDERLERDNPDRKERFGITGYGSTGSYGGTAPGVYGPVKIDLGGVLLGSILGFGAVIILPKIIHAFSYGYGGYGRSADSDFSQLTDVLSRMDEALSRYNIDSTSCMQRLACAYVQLANENMVNGNATEFDAVLASVSSNTLVRRMLAGTPVYEGIAAGKSADTDCQHQYPKCKMDKKTIVKVLTQVLPS from the exons ATGGGGAGGAGGATAGTGCTTGTCCTGTGTGTGGGGTTCGTCGCTGCCAGTTACAGGAGTGATGG CGGTTTTCTTCCCAGTCAAAACTACAACCAGCGAACGGAGGACCAGTTGGCAGAGCCTTCAGCGAGGGTGGACAAGAGTGATGAGAGATTGGAGAGAGATAATCCAGACAGGAAAGAGAGATTCGGGATCACCGGGTATGGAAGCACG GGTTCATACGGCGGCACCGCTCCCGGAGTGTATGGGCCAGTGAAGATCGACCTGGGTGGCGTGCTGCTGGGCTCCATCCTCGGCTTCGGAGCGGTCATCATACTGCCCAAGATCATACACGCCTTCTCCTACGGATATGGGGGATATGGACGAA GTGCCGACTCCGACTTCTCCCAGCTGACCGACGTCCTCTCCCGCATGGACGAAGCGCTCAGCAGATACAACATAGACTCCACCTCGTGCATGCAGCGGCTGGCGTGCGCGTACGTGCAGCTCGCTAACGAGAATATGGTGAACGGGAACGCCACGGAGTTTGACGCGGTTTTGGCTAGCGTCTCCAG CAACACCCTCGTCCGGCGCATGCTGGCCGGTACCCCGGTGTACGAGGGTATAGCCGCCGGCAAGTCCGCCGACACTGACTGCCAGCACCAATACCCCAAGTGCAAGATGGACAAGAAGACCATCGTGAAGGTCCTTACCCAGGTGCTTCCTTCGTGA